In Acaryochloris thomasi RCC1774, the following proteins share a genomic window:
- a CDS encoding RNA recognition motif domain-containing protein: MSVYVGNLSYDATQDDLNQVFQEYGTVKNVKVPTDRETGRPRGFAFVEMESEAEEDAAIEALDGAEWMGRDLKVNKARPRQDRKPAAGGGWGGNNRSY; the protein is encoded by the coding sequence ATGTCAGTTTATGTTGGGAATCTGTCCTACGATGCTACTCAGGACGACCTAAATCAGGTCTTTCAAGAGTATGGGACAGTTAAAAATGTTAAGGTTCCTACAGACCGTGAAACGGGTCGGCCCCGTGGGTTTGCCTTTGTTGAGATGGAGTCTGAAGCAGAGGAAGATGCTGCCATTGAGGCTCTAGATGGTGCAGAGTGGATGGGGCGTGACCTCAAGGTCAATAAAGCGCGTCCCCGCCAAGATCGCAAGCCTGCTGCTGGCGGTGGTTGGGGTGGCAACAATCGCTCCTACTAA
- the dnaG gene encoding DNA primase yields the protein MDIPRIHPDTIEQVRQSADITDVVSEHVVLRKQGRNLVGCCPFHDEKTPSFSVSPEKQFYYCFGCGAGGNAFKFLMELEKRSFAEVVLGLAQRYDVPVQTLAKAEKQQLDRKLSLREQLYEILAIACSFYEHTLRQPQGQFALSYARQTRQLSEETIQQFQMGYAPAEWQGLYQHLVGDKKFPEALVEQAGLIVPRKSGEGYYDRFRDRLMIPIHDHQSRVVGFGSRTLTGEEPKYLNSPETELFNKGKLLFGLDKARKTIVKDDRAIVVEGYFDVIALHAAGITNAVASMGTAISEHQVKQLLRYTDSKRIVLNFDADAAGGKAAERAISEVEALAYRGDVQLRVLNLPNGKDADEFLLQASREDYNQLVEAAPLWLDWQIQRAIAGQDLQQADQFQAAIQIIVELLGKLPNAALRTHYIHNCAELLSQGESRLALQLEEALRQQVRGQRWLGRSEKWQRPADYTLREAAEAQLLRIYLHRPQQRATVREAMKDRDVEFSFSHHRFLWRQILALEEEAIQANPEHYASHPGVTPIPESLDLIAAVQDLCTTFTDELKQIYHLIQLNEKTELDLLRPNLSIRAASAGLERIACEKRCRHLLQMWESALKSAKRELKGKQILNAYLQHIQQMIDDESEHAQTLLDEESYCLQELEDIRQLYYQEKRYLDKLDQQRCITMNDLTEVVIEHNLHLN from the coding sequence ATGGATATTCCCCGCATACATCCTGACACGATTGAGCAGGTTCGCCAGTCTGCTGACATCACTGATGTGGTTTCAGAGCATGTGGTTTTGCGTAAACAGGGCCGCAATCTCGTCGGATGCTGTCCCTTTCATGACGAAAAAACACCTAGCTTTAGCGTTAGTCCTGAAAAGCAGTTTTACTACTGTTTTGGTTGTGGCGCTGGGGGCAATGCCTTTAAGTTCCTAATGGAGTTGGAGAAGCGCTCCTTTGCCGAAGTGGTATTGGGGTTAGCCCAGCGCTACGATGTCCCAGTTCAGACCCTGGCGAAAGCTGAAAAGCAGCAGCTCGACCGCAAGCTATCGCTACGGGAGCAGCTTTACGAGATTTTGGCGATTGCCTGTAGCTTCTATGAACACACGCTACGTCAGCCCCAGGGGCAGTTTGCACTCAGCTATGCCCGCCAGACGCGGCAGTTAAGTGAAGAGACAATCCAGCAGTTTCAGATGGGCTACGCCCCAGCGGAGTGGCAGGGCCTTTACCAGCATCTTGTCGGAGACAAGAAGTTTCCAGAGGCTTTGGTAGAGCAGGCGGGCCTGATCGTACCCCGCAAGTCAGGGGAGGGATATTACGATCGATTCCGAGATCGCTTGATGATTCCGATTCACGATCATCAAAGTCGCGTGGTGGGGTTTGGAAGTCGGACGCTAACAGGAGAAGAGCCCAAATATCTCAACTCTCCAGAGACGGAGCTATTTAATAAGGGTAAGCTGCTGTTTGGGCTTGATAAGGCTCGTAAAACAATTGTCAAAGACGATCGGGCCATTGTCGTTGAGGGCTACTTTGATGTGATTGCCCTCCATGCGGCAGGGATTACGAATGCGGTGGCCTCTATGGGGACGGCGATCAGCGAGCATCAGGTAAAGCAGTTGCTGCGCTATACCGACTCCAAGCGGATTGTTCTTAACTTTGATGCGGATGCTGCCGGGGGAAAGGCTGCTGAACGTGCCATCTCTGAGGTTGAGGCTTTGGCCTATCGTGGTGATGTTCAGCTCAGGGTTCTCAATCTACCCAACGGTAAAGATGCCGATGAGTTTCTGCTGCAGGCAAGTCGGGAGGATTATAACCAGCTGGTAGAGGCCGCTCCGCTGTGGCTAGATTGGCAGATTCAGCGGGCAATTGCAGGTCAAGATCTGCAGCAAGCTGATCAGTTCCAGGCTGCAATCCAAATCATTGTTGAACTGTTGGGCAAACTTCCCAACGCGGCGCTGCGGACTCACTACATTCACAATTGTGCTGAACTCCTCAGTCAGGGGGAGTCTCGACTGGCACTGCAGCTGGAAGAGGCCCTACGGCAGCAGGTACGAGGGCAGCGGTGGCTGGGACGTTCAGAAAAGTGGCAAAGACCTGCAGACTACACGCTGCGGGAGGCTGCAGAGGCCCAGCTACTAAGAATTTATCTTCACCGGCCCCAGCAGCGCGCCACCGTGCGTGAAGCGATGAAAGATCGAGATGTAGAGTTTAGTTTTTCCCATCATCGATTTCTCTGGCGACAGATTTTGGCATTAGAGGAGGAGGCCATCCAAGCTAATCCTGAGCACTATGCGTCTCATCCTGGAGTGACACCGATCCCCGAGTCGTTGGATCTAATTGCGGCGGTGCAAGATCTCTGTACAACCTTTACGGATGAGCTGAAGCAGATCTATCACCTGATTCAACTCAATGAAAAAACGGAGTTAGATTTGCTAAGGCCAAACCTCTCGATTCGGGCGGCGTCTGCTGGGCTAGAGCGCATTGCCTGTGAAAAGCGATGTCGCCATTTGCTGCAAATGTGGGAGTCAGCCCTCAAGTCTGCTAAACGAGAGCTAAAGGGAAAACAAATTCTAAATGCTTATCTGCAGCACATTCAGCAGATGATTGATGATGAGTCTGAACATGCTCAGACACTACTAGATGAAGAAAGCTACTGTTTGCAAGAGCTAGAAGATATTCGGCAACTGTATTATCAAGAGAAACGCTACTTAGACAAGCTGGATCAGCAACGATGCATCACCATGAATGATCTAACAGAGGTGGTCATTGAGCACAATCTCCATCTCAATTGA
- the trxA gene encoding thioredoxin, whose amino-acid sequence MATQKQFKSFEEMLSASETPLLVDFYADWCGPCRMLAPILDQVQSMMKHQVQVVKIDTERYPNLASKYSVHALPTLVLFKQGDPVERLEGVMPAEDIVNRLQAFV is encoded by the coding sequence ATGGCTACTCAGAAACAGTTTAAGAGCTTTGAGGAGATGCTGTCTGCATCCGAGACACCGCTACTGGTTGATTTCTATGCAGATTGGTGCGGTCCTTGCCGGATGCTAGCGCCGATTTTAGATCAGGTGCAGTCAATGATGAAGCACCAAGTGCAGGTGGTGAAGATTGATACGGAGCGGTATCCCAATTTAGCAAGCAAGTATAGCGTCCATGCGCTGCCAACTCTGGTACTCTTCAAGCAAGGTGATCCGGTGGAGCGTTTGGAGGGCGTGATGCCCGCTGAAGATATCGTGAATCGGCTACAGGCTTTTGTGTAA
- a CDS encoding DUF6679 family protein: protein MLSRKIYQLHTDGQDVWIFLRDQQRWLERARIIDVEGDLLTLRYETEEEDEICSWEEIIRIESVGAITRKLASVPKGEADLLVSEDCPEAEQIRESHPDSNTD, encoded by the coding sequence ATGCTAAGTCGCAAGATCTATCAACTCCATACTGATGGCCAAGACGTTTGGATCTTCTTGCGAGACCAGCAACGATGGTTAGAACGCGCGCGCATTATCGATGTTGAGGGGGATTTGCTGACGCTGCGCTACGAGACTGAAGAGGAGGATGAGATTTGCTCTTGGGAAGAAATCATCCGGATTGAAAGTGTAGGGGCCATTACCCGTAAGCTTGCGTCAGTGCCGAAGGGTGAAGCTGACCTCTTGGTCTCGGAGGACTGTCCTGAGGCTGAGCAAATCAGAGAATCACATCCAGACTCAAATACTGATTAA
- a CDS encoding PfkB family carbohydrate kinase encodes MSVVGDKILGLFIGLSTLDFIYLAEGPPQANQKVVARESAISSGGPATNAAVTFAHLGNQAQLLTAMGTHPMTQLMRSDLEEVGVAMAEGRSLTIANLTPSQVQSPAISSIIVTESTGERAIISLNAQRQQAQPEQIPPEVWERLDATKIILIDGHQIDISVAISAQATNIPIVLDGGSWKPGLENVLPYVHYAICSANFYPPGCSKTEATIKYLQDRLPQPTRIAITQGDQPILYRDGKIEGTIPVPDITPVDTLGAGDVFHGAFCHFILSHAFPEALAQAAQVAATACQSFGTRAWLQEH; translated from the coding sequence ATGAGCGTTGTAGGTGACAAAATCTTAGGGTTATTTATTGGCCTCTCAACGTTGGATTTCATATATTTAGCTGAGGGACCGCCCCAGGCAAACCAAAAGGTTGTGGCGCGAGAAAGCGCGATCTCATCTGGTGGTCCGGCAACCAATGCTGCCGTCACCTTTGCTCACCTCGGTAATCAAGCCCAGCTCCTCACCGCAATGGGAACTCATCCAATGACCCAGTTAATGCGGTCTGACTTGGAAGAGGTAGGGGTTGCGATGGCCGAAGGCCGGTCATTGACCATCGCAAATCTAACGCCATCCCAAGTCCAATCCCCTGCTATTTCTTCGATCATCGTTACTGAATCTACTGGGGAGCGAGCCATCATCTCTCTCAACGCCCAACGTCAGCAGGCTCAGCCAGAGCAAATTCCACCGGAGGTTTGGGAACGGCTCGACGCCACTAAGATTATTTTGATTGATGGCCACCAGATTGATATTAGTGTTGCAATCTCAGCTCAAGCAACCAACATCCCCATTGTTTTAGATGGTGGAAGCTGGAAGCCAGGGCTAGAGAACGTGCTGCCCTACGTTCACTACGCCATTTGCTCAGCCAACTTCTATCCACCCGGCTGCTCAAAGACCGAAGCCACCATCAAGTATCTACAGGATCGATTGCCCCAACCTACTCGGATTGCCATCACGCAAGGCGACCAGCCGATTCTCTACCGGGACGGAAAAATAGAGGGCACCATTCCCGTACCGGACATCACTCCAGTGGATACTCTAGGAGCCGGAGACGTTTTCCACGGTGCCTTTTGTCACTTTATTTTGTCCCATGCTTTCCCTGAGGCACTCGCGCAGGCAGCGCAGGTGGCCGCCACCGCCTGCCAGTCTTTCGGCACCCGTGCTTGGCTTCAGGAACACTAG
- a CDS encoding TIGR04283 family arsenosugar biosynthesis glycosyltransferase encodes MLSVSIIIPTLNEADYLARTLRCLEQLDPPAADIIIVDGGSVDDTLAIAQVPEVTVLSAPQARRSMQMNLGAQAASGEVLCFLHADTLVPDDLIAVIQAVLSNSQVICGAFISVMTGLKTICWGVTLQNFLKTYWGPLFFRPHLFFGKGMRLFFGDQVIFCRQQPFWDCGGFDADMPIMEESDFCQRITHYGRMRLVNRVVQASDRRVAHLGALKANAIYLTVGLLWAFGVSATRLKRLYAEIR; translated from the coding sequence ATGCTCAGCGTTTCTATCATCATTCCCACTCTGAATGAAGCGGATTACCTCGCTCGAACGTTGCGCTGTTTAGAGCAACTAGATCCCCCTGCCGCTGACATCATTATTGTCGATGGCGGTAGCGTAGATGACACTTTAGCCATCGCGCAGGTTCCTGAGGTGACTGTTCTCTCTGCTCCCCAGGCGAGACGATCGATGCAGATGAACTTGGGAGCCCAGGCCGCAAGTGGAGAGGTGCTTTGCTTCCTCCATGCCGATACGTTGGTGCCTGATGATCTCATTGCTGTGATTCAAGCGGTACTGAGCAACTCTCAGGTCATTTGTGGTGCTTTTATTTCAGTGATGACAGGGCTAAAAACAATTTGCTGGGGGGTAACGCTGCAAAATTTTCTCAAAACCTATTGGGGGCCTCTTTTCTTTCGCCCCCACCTTTTCTTTGGCAAAGGGATGCGCCTGTTTTTTGGTGACCAGGTTATTTTCTGTCGACAGCAGCCCTTCTGGGACTGCGGCGGCTTCGATGCCGACATGCCCATTATGGAAGAGTCAGACTTTTGCCAGCGGATTACCCATTACGGGCGGATGCGCTTGGTCAATCGAGTTGTACAGGCTTCTGATCGGCGTGTTGCCCATCTGGGGGCACTCAAGGCCAATGCCATCTATCTGACTGTGGGGCTTCTCTGGGCCTTTGGCGTCTCGGCAACGAGACTGAAGAGGCTATATGCTGAGATTCGCTAG
- a CDS encoding Uma2 family endonuclease, with protein sequence MVSSPPIRLPKTLRVTDEQFSDFVVANPDLRLERTATGELIVMPPTGSESGNYNFELNTDLGIWNRQAQRGKAFDSSTGFRLPNGATRSPDSAWVTNERWEKLTPQQRKGFAPLCPDFVLELASETDNLDTLRQKMHEYIGNGCRLGWLIIPKTKQVEVYRPEQAPEVLQSPTSVSEETVLPGFTLNLRTIFGT encoded by the coding sequence ATGGTTAGCTCCCCCCCCATCCGTCTCCCTAAAACGCTGCGAGTCACAGACGAGCAGTTCTCTGACTTCGTTGTGGCCAACCCTGACCTGCGACTAGAGCGCACCGCGACTGGAGAACTGATTGTTATGCCGCCCACCGGTAGCGAAAGTGGAAACTACAACTTTGAGCTAAATACCGATCTAGGAATTTGGAACCGTCAGGCCCAACGTGGCAAAGCCTTTGATTCATCGACAGGATTTCGGCTCCCCAATGGAGCCACCCGCTCTCCTGATAGTGCATGGGTCACGAATGAACGCTGGGAGAAGCTGACACCACAGCAACGGAAAGGCTTTGCTCCACTTTGCCCAGATTTTGTACTGGAATTAGCCTCTGAAACCGATAATCTCGATACTCTGCGCCAAAAAATGCATGAGTATATCGGCAATGGCTGTCGTCTTGGCTGGCTGATTATTCCCAAAACGAAACAAGTCGAGGTTTATCGGCCAGAACAGGCTCCTGAAGTCCTCCAGTCTCCAACCTCTGTGTCAGAAGAAACCGTGTTACCGGGGTTTACGCTTAACTTACGAACTATTTTCGGAACTTAA
- a CDS encoding nuclear transport factor 2 family protein, translated as MQLAQTDLAQLQELEECLWRSDTRFDHEFMDQTLAPDFFEFGRSGRTYRREDTLGAPAQTIHAVLPLRDFAIQLVEANVALVTYRSEVTYGDVVEHGRRSSIWSKSTRGWQLRFHQGTPIPPEIL; from the coding sequence ATGCAGCTTGCACAGACAGACCTTGCACAGCTACAGGAGCTAGAAGAGTGCTTATGGCGCTCAGACACACGGTTTGATCACGAGTTCATGGATCAAACCTTAGCTCCAGATTTTTTCGAGTTTGGCCGTTCTGGCCGTACCTATCGTAGAGAAGACACCTTGGGCGCTCCGGCTCAAACGATTCATGCAGTTTTGCCACTTAGAGACTTTGCCATTCAATTGGTAGAGGCCAATGTTGCTCTTGTGACTTATCGCAGTGAGGTGACCTACGGAGACGTCGTTGAACATGGCCGCAGAAGCTCTATCTGGTCCAAATCCACACGAGGATGGCAGCTAAGATTCCATCAGGGCACTCCAATCCCTCCTGAGATACTCTAG